The following DNA comes from Sander lucioperca isolate FBNREF2018 chromosome 2, SLUC_FBN_1.2, whole genome shotgun sequence.
ctctcccctttcatgtcttcatctgtcctgtggaaataaaggcctaaaatgccccaaaaaattaaCCTTTAAAAATGCAACTTGTGATTATATTAGCAGTATGTCTGACTGCATCTGCTCACTTTGTGAGCTCCAATGGCGCCAAATGATAAGTGCATGGGTATTGGTCAAATAATTAAAAGGAATAGGTCACTCACATATGAAAATTGTATTTGCTCATGTCAGTTGAAACACTGACAAACAAAATCAAGTTATTGACTTTAAATAGTCATTAAAAGAGGGCAggtttgcaaatgtaaataaagcaaGTGCTCTGAAGCTACAGTAACTctgtagcctgggaaaaccctgacgaacttccggcaaatttgagatttgctctgcaagtcagtctggccaagagcatAGACAGTATGGCCAAGAGCCTatgccaagagcccattcaagcccatttccaatttttccaaatcgaggaaccaatcacaaccgttgaggcggccTTTACACggtgacgatagcgcagcggcaagcagttttttgtttacattcaacatgacagcCACCaaacatagacagttaaagaataGGACAAAGCGACGCCATAGACTTCCACTGAtgccgccttcacactggcagttgaaatcagctccgtaatacgcaatacgcccccagcggacgtcgtactacaccgtggaaaagcttcggaagcgcctcacaaaaatggcagagagactATAACAActgataagtgtctgaatgtacgattctctatgacagaggctgctgcgtggagaaaagttgcccaggacgttgacatgtcacgtcggttaaatgtgatatagcggtattaTGTCAACAGGtcgatgtctgttgctagctaactaattagcattagcagatttgtttatcagtaccatagcaacgctgGAATTGTCGGATAGAAACCGTCCGTAACCTTTCGCAAGAGCACTCGTTCGGACCCAGTTCGGACCCATTCGCATGCAGTCTGCGAATctccataggaaatgaatgacttccggtcgTTTCAAAGCCGTATCGGAGttgatttcaactgccagtgtgaaggcggcgtgAGACCActgaagtctattagaagcacttttccggtgacggctagcgttactgcgcagcctcaaactgagagagacgacgtagatgtgacgtgagcaacctgcctgaaagttgtaagtcttctggtagctgcaAGGgagtaagcttctcctcggaccgcgaacctcctatggcgccattttaatgctacaaagcgatcaccccccgttagcattccattgactgccattcattttggcgccactttgacagcgaataactttacatctgaaacgtttaaagactatatttgtccattgtttatttctaaagaaacacgacaatgtataaaaggctccattaccttgtacctcacgttatggctccgtagcagacgtttttgtaaaaataggctaacaattgtgtcataaccacgcgacttactgtcgcatagtagaggaattaccgtatagtacaggagaagcgtgcaggcagtttcgtctcacattagctgtttaagtgtaattactaatgttaactagcattttagttagcagtgattagcctgtgcctatgttatctcctcacatatacctacgctctccgtctctgcaagattgggaatgattgagatttctcttggcacagctaccagaagacttccaactttcagacatgttgctcacggcacatttacgtagtctctctcagttggaggctgcgcagtaacgctcagcgctcaccggaaaagtgcttctaacggccttcactggtctccgtccagagcaacgggatctgttggtccattcttatatacagtctatgggtagctgtgccaaaagaaatctcaatcattccaaatcttgcagagacggagagcataggtatatgtTAGGAGATAACATaagcacaggctaattattgctaactaaaatgctagttaacattagtaattaaacttaaacagctaatgtaagtcgaaactgcttgcgagcttctcctgactgtacggtaatttgtctactctgcgacagaaagtcacgtggttatgacacaatcgttagtctatttttacaaaaacgcctgctacggaaccataacatgaggtacaaggtaatggagccttttatacattgtcgtgtttctttagaaataaacaatggacaaataaagtctttaaacgcttcagatgtaaagttatttgctgtcaaagtgactccaaaatgaatggcagtcaatggaatgctaacggcaggtgcTCTGCTGTTGCGTTCACAATCTGTGAAAACGGGCCTTGTCTCAACACAAAAAGCTCAACACCCCCCTGTATGTTATTCATGTTGATGAGTCCACACCCAGCTGACACTTGATTGTTCCTGTTTTACTGAAGAATTAATCTTCTGATAGGATTCACCGTTATCACTAAATTAATGAGCCAAATATCAGAATTTATCATCAATTCAAGATAAAGGTCTTCTGGATCAGCTTCCATCCAGCTTGGCACATGGTAATCATCACGTCCTCTTATAAAACAGGTGCCTTGACAGGGCATTCAAGGCTGTTGCTTTATTATTACGTAAAGCTGGCTGTAGGCCATCCCATGGTTGACCATGTACACAGAAAGCCTGAGGATATTTATTTATCAAACTCACCTCCCCCTATACACTTTGTGCTTCCAGCAAATGCAAATAATGATGAAATGTAACTAATGacattgtttgttgtttgaccAAACTGCCCATTCGTGGCATGAGTGAACAAGATGTTCTGAAATTTACTAAGAAGGGACATGAATAAAGGCAGTGAAATCCAGGGTTGTACagaatttacattttaaaagccaCACAAATGCATGCATCCACAATTCAGTTTGGATGAGTAGTTATTCCTGTTGTCTACTTTTAGCTGGGCTGACTCAATTTCATTGTCTTGCGGTCACTGCAGACTTTATTTTATATTGCTGCAAACGATGCACGGAGATCTGTTGAGCAACCATTTTTACTGACTTTCCTGTCCACATACGGCTACTTATGTAAGCTCATTTAAAAATCACGACTACACAGTGCATTTACCCTTTTTTCACATAATTATTCAAAAAgacaatataaaaaagaaagaaatgccaTTGAAGAGGCCAGAGGCCATTGGTTTATAAAGTCGACACCCTACAATACTTAAGGAATAGATTAATGTTTGTTAATGTAATATTTATTGGTCAAGTTAATAAAAAGTTGAGCAATCAATATTTGCTTTGTATCAAAGTACAGAGGGTAATGCACACATTAGTTTGCTTGCCAGGCAGAGCTTATCTGTTAAACAATTTCCAGAATTACTCTaatgcaggggtcttcaatgttttttaggccaaggaccccttagctgaaagagagacggagtagggaccccctactactgtacatatattgtataaaattgagttgcatgtTAAACTGGGCCGGGTGGATGAAAATGAAtagatatatattatttatacatcatgttttaatgttaaacatatatgtggaaggcacagtgaatccttaagtggtaaactgtatggctaccatagtggctactTTACCTATTgtaagcttatcttcaatgtgtaaattaaatggggtttttttcacaaataggccaaaTTATCTTTTCTAATAATAGGTAGGATtcatattattgtatattttcagacatatttgaatttttgaaaaaagaaactttcaaaaacattttagaaataaTATGGCGGCCCCCCTGCACTTACTctaaggaccccctaggggtcacagaccccctgttgaatatctctgCTATAATGTACTTTTATGTGACTATTAATGAACATTTAGAAGTTGCTAGCCAACATTAACTATATGTAAGAGGTACTAAAGATAACAAATGTAAGCGTTTACACTGCATCCCACACCAAAAGGCACACATGTATCAGTTGTTATTTTGGTGTTTGACACTGACGCTTTTGCAGGTTTGCAGGTTTTACAGGTCTACCAAACAAGCTCTGTGCATTTCATGTGCTTGttgcatactgtacagtatgagaCACATATAATCtattacaaaaacacataacACGAAAAATGAAGACAACAGAAAATCAAGTTCTGTGAAAGGGTAATGGTGTTTAATGGTCTACAGTTATGGCCAGATTTATCATTTACTGCATCACGGAAATCACTTATGCATTTGACAGTGCTATGCTATGCTGTaaaaactacacactatatAAATACAGCTACAATTAAAAATATGCCAGAATCCTGAGAAAAGGTATGTGTTTTAACTGAACATATTGTCTGCTAATAATACAAAAGACTTTCTTGGTCAAAACTTAAGTACGAATACATTAAGGAGTAACACGGAAGCTTGCTGATTCCAACACTCTCTTCCCTGTAAATAAATTACAACCATAGCACttttaaaaacaacacaactctaaagctttacatttcttttttcccaATGCAAATGGTACAAACTTTTTGTTAATTAGATTATACAAACAATGTTACATCATCACAATTTTCAACAGGTGTTAAGACAATTTTGAGTGGTCTAAATTGACAGTAAATACAGCTATAAAAATGCTCCATCGTTTACTATTTTCCTTTTCTTGAGATATGAAATTTAAACACTATTACAATATATCCCACCTTTTTGAAAATGCCAAAGCTCAGCTCTTTGACTATGGGCCATAATTTTACAAAAGTGTTGTTACACAGGTCGTGGATGGACAGGAATGTTGTTATTGGAAAAGGGTCTCCTCAGGCCTAGCAAACAAAAGGCAGATTCAATCCATGTCCAAGCCTATTCATGCATTCGTCCTGTGCTCATCAGTATTTGCCAAGCTCACACTGGGCAGCGATAAAGCCATTCTAATTACTGGGTTGTCCTTTTGAACTGGACCGCTCCTGATTTTTTAAATGGGTTGCTTAGTCATAGTAGGTCCACATTTCACTTGCCCAGCAGTTTCCCTTGAATAACAACATTGTCATTTTCAACACAACTGTCTTCCTCATCTGGAGCTTCCTTTGGTGACTATTAGTTGTTCTCTTGTGAGAATGTGGTTTCCTAAAAAAAGAGTAGAAAACAGAACAAGTTAGCCTGTGGGGTCAGGTCATTAATCACTGAATTAAACATATACAGTAACTTGTCCTTTAAGCAAGTCTTGCCCAAAGCTAAATCAGGATTGTTCAAAGTCAGGGttcaaatttagatttaaattaCGTTTTCCAATGTCATACAGCACCTAATTGGTCATCGGTCCAAAAAAACCTAACCTGAGACCACAACAACTGTTGAGAGCTGGGGGCATATAGTAAGTTAAGTTCGTTGTGTACTTACGCTCACTTACGCACTTTTACTATCTTATCTCCTCTGTTTGGTGTTGCAATCCAATGCACTGATTTGACAGTGTTATGGACAAGGTATGCTTATACAACTTGTAGATTTCAGATAAGACCACTGTTGTTGAACGGGTGCCAGAAACATTCCTATACTGTACGTGCTCTTGTTTTTACTTCTTTGTGTTACTTTCATTgtctgtaattttttttttaattatgtgcGGGTCTTTGGATTACAATTTTAAAGGAAACATTATATCTAAATTGTTAATTGGACTTAATTGCATTTTACTCTCCCTGAACATAAAAAACTAACATTTCTTGCATGCTAAAGGAACTTTTTTGTTGAGCAGCAGTAACTGGAAACACATGTAATGGTAAAGAAATGGAACATGTCTATTAAATCCCTGAAACCTTAAGGGGTACTGCTTTAATTGCTTATAGACTGTGCTTAATGAGAGTAGCTAAATGCTATAAAAACCTGGCATTTCCTGCTCCTAAGGCAGGGGGTTAGGAAGTATGTGTGTTCAATTAACTGTTTGTAGTAATCCTATGTGTGGTGGTAATATGTGATAATATCTAAAGTAAGAATGATTACATTAACAGACGTGTACTTGCAGTTATGtattaatatgaaaaaaatatttctggCCTCTATAGTACCGAGTCTTTGTCTTTCTCCGTTCAGTTGTTAACATCTACGGTGACATTACTTTAGGATGTTAGTGTTTTGCATAAAatgcaaaagtttttttttgtactgtgCATATTGCCATACCATCACATATCTCTGGGTTTTAACTTCCCACATTTACAGTTTCATGAATTCCTCCTACAGAATTTGATTTTGCAAAGTTTTGGGCGTCCAAAGAACAAGAAATACTCCTTGGTTACCATAAATTGtaataaatatgtatgtattaaaGCCATAAAAACTCCCTTACAAATGGAGTCCTCTCGCCCTTTTTGCTCCAGAAGGTCATCTTGACAGTGTTCCTGTGCCCTGTCCGCTGGTCAAAGGTCTGGCAGGACTGGAAAGGGGGACTGTACAGGTGCAAACTGGCTGCACACTCTGTGTGGCTGCCATTTTCCACACGATGCAGGCCAATGGAGTCTAGaatatgcacaaacacacataaaaaacattcattTAGACAGCGTTTGCAACTTGAATGCTGTGAAATGGGGCTCACAGGCCATTCCTGACAGTGCTGTAACCAACAACTGAGACCAAACATTACACCAGGGCTCTGCTGGCTTTGGGGAAATACTCAGTCTGCAGACATTTGGGGGGAGGAGACCTGAATACTATTCATTGTAAAGTTACAACTGGCCATTACTTCCCGTGAGACCAGTTTGGCATTACATAATTACAGAGGTTGGAACTTTGGTATTACTTTACGCTGTAAAAAGTGACACACTTATTACACAGTTGCAAAGACTCCTGACTGAAGCCAGTCAGAGTTTCAGAGATAATACATATCTCATGTGGGACAGAACATATAGAGGATGGTTGTTCTATTGCACtgaacacagcataataatgttaatgtttcACCATATTTAGAAGCAGTTTCTCACCttacccccacacacacaaacaagtatTAATAGTATCAAGACATTTTAATACTGAATGGCCAactctaataaaaaaaaagaaaagaaaagaaaagaaacaattgTCTGGTTTCTCACCGTTTATGTAAGCAACCTTGTTTTCTTGGAGAATTCTCTGTGACTTCTGGACCATTTCTCCTTGTGATTTACTGTCCGGCCACTCAAACAGCGTCTCCTTTAGCTGACCCTGCAGCAGCTTCATGAAACAATGGGAGTCTGTGTGGTCGTGGATGCT
Coding sequences within:
- the cdo1 gene encoding cysteine dioxygenase type 1 isoform X1, with product MEHTEVVKPETLDDLIKILHKIFESDSINVEEVQGIMEAYDSNPQDWVKYAKFDQYSTFDGCSKKSNCTWKNRYTRNLVDEGNGKFNLMILCWGEGHGSSIHDHTDSHCFMKLLQGQLKETLFEWPDSKSQGEMVQKSQRILQENKVAYINDSIGLHRVENGSHTECAASLHLYSPPFQSCQTFDQRTGHRNTVKMTFWSKKGERTPFETTFSQENN
- the cdo1 gene encoding cysteine dioxygenase type 1 isoform X2, with product MEHTEVVKPETLDDLIKILHKIFESDSINVEEVQGIMEAYDSNPQDWVKYAKFDQYRYTRNLVDEGNGKFNLMILCWGEGHGSSIHDHTDSHCFMKLLQGQLKETLFEWPDSKSQGEMVQKSQRILQENKVAYINDSIGLHRVENGSHTECAASLHLYSPPFQSCQTFDQRTGHRNTVKMTFWSKKGERTPFETTFSQENN
- the cdo1 gene encoding cysteine dioxygenase type 1 isoform X3 — encoded protein: MILCWGEGHGSSIHDHTDSHCFMKLLQGQLKETLFEWPDSKSQGEMVQKSQRILQENKVAYINDSIGLHRVENGSHTECAASLHLYSPPFQSCQTFDQRTGHRNTVKMTFWSKKGERTPFETTFSQENN